A single genomic interval of Zunongwangia sp. HGR-M22 harbors:
- a CDS encoding capsule assembly Wzi family protein, with the protein MRRLINFKRNLFLVFFCSSVLVGYSQSGFKVDMESAAFVNGDDALPFWLRSNNYGRVGRETDLYAVLAPSYKFDVGENSVLTLKSAFAYRNKFNDVEANKDFFVDELYANFSSKYINIAVGVKHRDIKYNGLASTNQSILWSDNARSLPGTEIKTSEPIYFLFDKHLGFEALFSEYFLNDNRATEDTHVHHKYLSLVYKLNNVSNFKLGIRHIVQYGGSPSDSRFDNQPIGVEEYVRMFFGRAGSDNSLPTDQENAIGNHIGSYELSYNRQFREGELELFYNSIFEDGSGSAMRNFPDGRYGVFYDTGKTDHFINSFVYEFIYTKNQSQTAPHLWDNYFNHGVYSSGWTYQQNVIGVPFITNTYLSDYGGDFVTVGNNRLIAHHLGVQGKLYFPYEFKVSYRRNYGFNQNIAYLKYRHYDSDDERSLFKVQPEVVSTYLKVGLLRDFVNLDVMGAIDFSEKKSNFAAGLSVSKSFF; encoded by the coding sequence ATGAGGCGACTTATAAATTTTAAGAGAAATTTATTCTTAGTTTTTTTCTGTTCTTCTGTTTTAGTTGGGTATTCGCAATCGGGTTTTAAAGTTGATATGGAGTCGGCTGCATTTGTAAATGGAGACGATGCGCTTCCATTTTGGTTACGTAGCAACAACTACGGCAGAGTGGGTAGGGAAACTGATCTTTACGCTGTTTTAGCACCATCTTATAAGTTTGATGTTGGCGAAAATTCGGTATTAACATTAAAATCGGCTTTTGCTTATCGTAATAAATTTAATGATGTCGAAGCTAATAAAGATTTTTTTGTAGATGAATTGTATGCAAATTTTTCTTCAAAATATATAAATATAGCTGTTGGTGTAAAGCATCGCGACATAAAATATAATGGTTTGGCTTCAACAAATCAAAGTATTCTTTGGTCCGATAATGCGCGATCTTTGCCTGGGACAGAAATAAAAACATCCGAGCCTATTTATTTTCTATTTGATAAGCATTTGGGTTTTGAAGCTTTATTTAGTGAATATTTCCTGAATGATAATAGAGCTACTGAGGATACTCATGTGCACCATAAGTATTTATCCTTAGTTTATAAATTGAATAATGTTTCTAATTTTAAACTGGGGATTAGACATATTGTTCAGTATGGCGGAAGTCCTTCCGATTCACGATTTGATAATCAACCAATAGGTGTTGAAGAATATGTTCGAATGTTTTTTGGTAGAGCGGGTAGTGATAATTCGCTACCAACAGATCAGGAAAATGCGATAGGTAATCATATTGGTAGTTATGAGCTTTCATATAACAGACAATTTCGCGAAGGTGAATTGGAATTATTTTATAATAGTATTTTTGAGGATGGCTCGGGTAGTGCTATGAGAAATTTTCCTGACGGTCGCTATGGTGTATTTTATGATACCGGCAAAACAGATCATTTTATAAACTCATTTGTTTACGAATTTATTTATACTAAAAATCAGAGTCAAACTGCTCCGCATCTTTGGGATAACTATTTTAATCATGGTGTTTATAGTAGTGGATGGACATATCAGCAAAATGTGATTGGCGTCCCATTTATTACTAATACATACCTTTCAGATTATGGTGGAGATTTTGTAACTGTAGGTAATAATAGATTGATTGCCCATCATTTAGGAGTTCAGGGGAAACTATATTTTCCTTATGAATTTAAAGTGAGCTATCGTAGAAACTATGGCTTTAATCAAAATATAGCTTATTTGAAGTACAGGCATTATGACTCAGATGATGAGCGTTCTCTGTTCAAAGTGCAGCCTGAAGTTGTTTCAACTTATTTAAAAGTTGGCTTGTTAAGAGATTTTGTGAATCTTGATGTAATGGGTGCAATTGATTTTTCAGAAAAAAAATCGAACTTCGCCGCAGGTTTATCTGTATCCAAATCTTTTTTCTAA
- a CDS encoding GumC family protein, which translates to MNNQYQNFQEQEINLREEIQKYLKYWPWFIVSVFVAVVLAFIFLKTSKSVYLTNATIIIKDEDTKSPATSGLSSFTDLGILEGLKTSSIENEIGLLKSKRMMTKTINSLDLNIQYLSYGFFVTRDVYNNAPFKLDILKLDSSKLSKFAKEAQNEFKISWNSEGLSLINKETDKKITSKFGEPFNLGFAEIVIRRNEDFKLAEDEESLDYGFKILPVESVVAYYQGGLIAELVDDNSTLIQLGLEGSVPEKSQDVLNQLIVEYNKEAIIDKNLVASNTAEFINERLKIINFELDSVEIDKEAFKEDRELTDIQAESEIFLENASEYKKKRQEVTTQVQLAAAMLDYLEEGTNSDLLPANLGLEGEGVNQQVSDYNQLVLERNRILEASTLKNPVIVSLDQQIEQMRLVVKKSLQRLRSNLDISMNELNNEAKVIQSRISSVPSIERQFRGIDRQQQIKEALYLFLLQKREENSLSLAVTAPKAKIVDHAYTSGSPVAPKSRMILLGGLMVGFLIPLGIIYGKNILNNKVKNRDDIEKKAKQIPIVGEIPRIDKKQSHLITEADRSVLAESFRIAITNMQYLLINKTDKQKGIKMLVTSTVKGEGKTFTSINLALTLANMGKKVIVVGADLRNPQLQRYDVGSRKQLGVSDYLINEDLQLIDLIEQTKYNKNLDFLTSGSIPPNPSELLRHRRLGEMLSILEERYDYIILDTAPCMLVADTFLISQYADLTLYVVRASYTEKALLQFPIDSKKAGKLHDVSFVLNDVDLANFGYGNKYGYSYGADKKSFWEKFKEQF; encoded by the coding sequence ATGAATAACCAATATCAAAATTTCCAGGAACAAGAAATTAATCTTAGAGAAGAGATTCAAAAATACTTAAAGTATTGGCCGTGGTTTATTGTTTCCGTTTTTGTTGCGGTAGTACTGGCTTTTATTTTTTTAAAAACTTCAAAATCCGTATACCTAACAAATGCCACTATAATCATTAAAGATGAAGATACTAAGTCTCCTGCAACTTCAGGCTTATCATCTTTTACAGATTTGGGTATATTAGAAGGACTTAAAACGAGTAGTATTGAAAACGAGATAGGTTTGCTAAAATCTAAAAGAATGATGACCAAAACTATAAATTCTTTAGATCTTAATATTCAGTATTTATCCTATGGTTTTTTTGTTACACGTGATGTTTATAATAATGCACCTTTTAAATTGGATATTCTTAAATTGGATAGTTCAAAGCTTTCAAAATTTGCCAAAGAGGCTCAAAACGAGTTTAAAATCTCCTGGAATAGTGAGGGGTTATCTTTGATAAATAAAGAAACGGATAAAAAGATAACATCTAAATTCGGAGAACCTTTTAATTTGGGATTTGCAGAAATAGTAATAAGAAGGAATGAGGATTTTAAATTAGCAGAAGATGAGGAATCTTTAGATTATGGGTTTAAAATTCTTCCTGTAGAATCTGTTGTGGCGTATTATCAAGGTGGATTGATTGCTGAATTAGTTGACGATAACTCAACGTTGATTCAACTTGGTTTGGAAGGATCTGTACCAGAAAAATCTCAGGATGTTTTAAACCAATTAATTGTAGAGTACAATAAAGAGGCTATAATTGATAAAAATTTGGTGGCTTCAAACACTGCTGAATTTATTAATGAACGTTTAAAGATTATAAATTTTGAACTGGATTCCGTAGAAATAGATAAAGAGGCTTTTAAGGAAGATCGTGAGCTTACTGATATTCAGGCAGAATCCGAAATTTTTTTAGAAAATGCAAGTGAATATAAAAAGAAACGTCAGGAAGTAACAACACAGGTTCAACTTGCAGCGGCAATGTTGGATTATTTGGAAGAAGGAACAAATTCGGATCTTTTACCCGCTAACTTAGGTTTGGAAGGAGAGGGGGTAAATCAGCAGGTTTCGGATTACAATCAATTGGTTTTAGAGCGTAATCGCATACTTGAAGCCTCTACTTTAAAGAACCCTGTAATCGTAAGTTTAGATCAGCAAATAGAGCAAATGCGCTTGGTCGTTAAGAAAAGTTTACAGCGTTTACGTAGTAATCTCGATATATCCATGAATGAGCTTAATAATGAAGCTAAAGTGATTCAGTCTAGAATCTCCTCAGTTCCCTCAATAGAACGTCAATTCCGTGGTATCGATAGGCAGCAGCAAATTAAGGAAGCCTTATATCTATTTTTATTACAGAAAAGAGAAGAAAACTCTCTTTCCTTGGCAGTTACGGCTCCTAAGGCTAAAATTGTGGATCATGCTTATACATCCGGGTCTCCAGTAGCACCGAAATCAAGAATGATATTGCTTGGAGGTTTGATGGTAGGTTTTTTGATACCATTAGGAATTATTTATGGAAAAAATATCCTTAATAATAAAGTTAAGAATAGGGATGATATAGAGAAAAAAGCAAAACAAATCCCAATCGTTGGTGAAATTCCTAGAATTGATAAAAAGCAAAGTCATTTAATTACAGAAGCCGATCGTTCGGTTTTAGCTGAATCCTTTAGAATTGCTATTACGAATATGCAGTATTTACTGATTAATAAGACTGATAAGCAGAAAGGAATTAAAATGCTGGTCACTTCTACGGTTAAAGGGGAGGGGAAAACCTTTACTTCGATAAACCTGGCTTTAACCCTGGCGAACATGGGTAAAAAAGTCATCGTGGTAGGAGCGGATTTACGTAATCCACAGTTACAGCGTTATGATGTAGGTTCGAGAAAACAATTAGGTGTTAGTGATTATCTCATTAACGAAGACTTACAATTAATTGATCTTATTGAACAGACTAAATATAATAAAAATTTAGATTTTTTAACGTCAGGAAGTATACCGCCAAATCCTTCTGAATTATTAAGGCATCGTCGCCTGGGCGAAATGCTTAGCATATTGGAAGAAAGGTATGATTACATAATTCTCGATACGGCACCCTGTATGTTAGTTGCAGATACTTTCCTGATTAGTCAGTACGCAGATCTTACACTTTATGTGGTAAGAGCTTCTTATACTGAAAAAGCTTTATTGCAATTCCCTATAGATTCAAAAAAAGCTGGAAAGCTTCATGATGTTAGCTTTGTTTTAAATGATGTGGATCTTGCTAATTTCGGTTACGGAAATAAATATGGCTACTCTTATGGGGCTGATAAAAAAAGCTTTTGGGAGAAATTTAAAGAACAATTTTAG